The Acinonyx jubatus isolate Ajub_Pintada_27869175 chromosome D1, VMU_Ajub_asm_v1.0, whole genome shotgun sequence genome includes a window with the following:
- the LOC106976623 gene encoding olfactory receptor 8D1: MVAGNHSTATKFVLVGLTQRPELQLPLFLLFLGIYIVTVVGNLGLILLITVSPWLHTPMYYFLSSLSFIDLCYSSVITPKMLVNFLGKKNMILYSECMAQLFFFVVFVVAEGYLLTVMAYDRYVAICSPLLYSVIMSSPVCSLLVLVAFILGFLSAMAHTSAMMKLSFCRSHIISHYFCDVLPLLNLSCSNTHLNEQLLFIIAGLNTLVPTLAVFISYAFIFHSILHIQSSGGRSKAFGTCSSHLMAVGIFFGSITFMYFKPPSSNSLEQEKVSSVFYTTVIPMLNPLIYSLRNKDVKKALRKVLVRK, encoded by the coding sequence ATGGTTGCAGGAAATCATTCCACGGCAACTAAGTTTGTGTTAGTGGGTTTAACACAGCGGCCAGAGCTCCagctgcctctcttcctcctgttcCTGGGAATCTATATAGTGACAGTGGTGGGGAACTTGGGCTTGATTCTCCTGATTACAGTAAGCCCTTGGcttcacacccccatgtactACTTCCTCAGCAGCTTGTCCTTCATCGATCTCTGCTATTCCTCTGTCATTACGCCCAAAATGCTGGTGAACTTCTTAGGGAAGAAGAATATGATTCTTTATTCTGAATGCATGGCACAGctgtttttctttgtagtttttgtAGTGGCTGAGGGTTACCTCCTGACTGTGATGGCATATGATCGTTACGTTGCTATCTGTAGCCCCCTGCTTTACAGTGTGATCATGTCCTCTCCGGTTTGCTCACTGCTGGTGCTGGTTGCGTTCATCCTGGGCTTTCTCTCTGCCATGGCCCATACAAGTGCCATGATGAAACTGTCTTTCTGCAGATCCCACATCATCAGCCATTACTTCTGTGATGTCCTTCCTCTCCTCAATCTCTCCTGCTCTAATACACACCTCAATGAGCAGCTGCTTTTTATCATTGCGGGACTTAACACCTTGGTGCCCACGCTAGCTGTCTTCATTTCCTACGCCTTCATCTTCCATAGCATCCTTCACATCCAATCCTCAGGGGGCCGGTCCAAAGCTTTTGGAACTTGCAGCTCTCATCTCATGGCTGTGGGGATCTTCTTTGGGTCAATCACATTCATGTATTTCAAGCCCCCTTCCAGTAACTCCCTGGAACAGGAGAAGGTGTCCTCAGTGTTTTACACCACAGTGATCCCCATGCTGAACCCTTTAATATACAGTCTGAGAAACAAGGATGTAAAGAAAGCATTGAGGAAGGTTTTGGTGAGGAAATGA
- the LOC106976624 gene encoding olfactory receptor 8D2-like has product MDTGNHSSVTEFILEGLTDQPGLPLFFLFLLIYMVCMVGNLGLIFLIRISSQLHTPMYYFLSNLSFIDLCYSTVIIPKMLVNFVSEKNFTSFPECMTQLFCFCFFGIDDSYMLTAMAYDRYVAVCNPLLYNVKMSPRICFLLVTSVYTVGIIGALVHTSYISSRSFCGMNIIHHYFCDILPLLNISCSRDYTKELLVMILVGVNVFACAVAIFISYAFILSSILCICSAEGRSKAFSTCSSHLAAVGVFYGSIIFMYFKPYTSDIIQEKVASVFYTTVIPMLNPLIYSLRNKDVKESLKRVLNGG; this is encoded by the coding sequence ATGGATACAGGAAACCATTCTTCAGTAACTGAGTTTATCCTTGAGGGGTTAACAGACCAGCCAGgactccctctctttttcctgtttctattgatctatatggtCTGCATGGTGGGAAATTTGGGTTTGATCTTTTTAATCAGGATCAGTTCTCAGCTTCACACGCCCATGTATTATTTTCTCAGTAATTTGTCCTTCATAGATCTCTGCTACTCCACCGTCATAATTCCCAAGATGTTGGTGAACTTTGTGTCAGAGAAGAATTTCACCTCCTTTCCTGAGTGTATGACCCAGCTCTTTTGCTTCTGCTTCTTTGGTATTGATGACTCCTACATGCTGACAGCAATGGCATATGATCGTTATGTTGCCGTCTGTAACCCCTTGCTCTACAATGTCAAAATGTCCCCAAGAATCTGTTTTCTACTGGTCACCAGTGTGTATACAGTGGGGATCATTGGAGCCTTGGTCCACACCAGCTACATATCTAGTCGATCCTTCTGTGGAATGAACATCATCCACCATTACTTCTGTGACATCCTCCCTCTTCTGAATATATCTTGCTCAAGAGACTACACCAAGGAACTCTTGGTGATGATTTTGGTTGGCGTCAATGTATTTGCATGTGCTGTAGCCATCTTCATCTCTTATGCCTTCATTCTTTCCAGTATCTTATGCATCTGCTCAGCTGAAGGCAGGTCCAAAGCTTTTAGTACCTGCAGCTCACACCTTGCAGCTGTTGGGGTTTTCTATGGCTCcatcattttcatgtattttaaaccATATACCAGTGACATAATACAGGAGAAGGTGGCCTCTGTGTTCTATACCACAGTGATTCCCATGCTTAATCCCCTTATCTACAGCCTTAGGAACAAGGATGTCAAAGAATCCCTTAAAAGAGTTCTTAATGGTGGGTAA
- the LOC106976589 gene encoding olfactory receptor 8D2-like, producing the protein MATSNHSSMTDFILEGLTKHPELQLPLFLLFLGIYVVTVVGNLGMILLIAISSQLHSPMYHFLSHLSFIDLCYSSVITPKMLVNFISEKNIISFLACMTQLYFFLVFVIAEGYLLTAMAYDRYVAICSPLLYNIIMSHRVCSIMMAVVYSLGLFGATVHTTHMSVLSFCGSHVVRHYFCDILPLLTLSCSSTRINEILLFIIGGVNTLVPTVAVLISYAFILSSILHIHSAEGRSKAFGTCSSHLMAVGIFFGSITFMYFKPPSSNTMEQKKVSSVFYTTVIPMLNPMIYSLRNKDVKDALRKVVGGRWSC; encoded by the coding sequence ATGGCTACTTCAAATCATTCCTCCATGACTGACTTTATCCTTGAAGGGTTAACAAAACACCCAGAGCTTCAGTTGCCACTCTTTTTACTGTTCCTTGGAATATACGTGGTCACAGTGGTGGGGAACCTGGGCATGATCCTCTTAATTGCTATCAGTTCTCAACTTCACTCTCCAATGTATCATTTTCTCAGTCATCTGTCATTCATTGATCTCTGCTACTCCTCAGTCATTACCCCAAAAATGCTGGTGAACTTCATATCTGAGAAGAACATTATCTCCTTTTTGGCATGCATGActcagctttatttcttccttgtttttgtaaTTGCAGAAGGCTACCTTCTGACTGCCATGGCGTATGACCGTTATGTAGCCATCTGTAGCCCACTGCTTTACAATATTATCATGTCCCATAGGGTCTGCTCCATAATGATGGCTGTGGTATATTCACTGGGTTTGTTTGGGGCTACAGTCCATACTACCCACATGTCAGTATTGTCCTTCTGTGGGTCTCATGTTGTTAGGCATTATTTTTGTGATATTCTCCCCTTGTTGACTCTCTCTTGCTCCAGTACCCGTATCAATGAGATACTGCTGTTTATTATTGGAGGAGTTAATACCTTAGTACCTACAGTGGCTGTACTCATCTCTTATGCTTTCATCCTTTCGAGCATCCTCCATATTCACTCTGCTGAGGGACGGTCCAAAGCCTTTGGCACCTGTAGCTCTCATCTCATGGCTGTGGGTATCTTTTTTGGATCTATCACATTCATGTATTTCAAACCCCCTTCTAGCAATACTATGGAACAGAAGAAGGTGTCCTCAGTGTTTTACACCACGGTGATCCCCATGCTGAATCCCATgatctacagcctgaggaacaaAGATGTGAAGGACGCACTGAGAAAGGTGGTTGGGGGAAGGTGGTCATGCTGA